The proteins below come from a single Hyperolius riggenbachi isolate aHypRig1 chromosome 8, aHypRig1.pri, whole genome shotgun sequence genomic window:
- the RNF208 gene encoding RING finger protein 208, with product MQGALGENKVADSNVKKILMSCLKGQQVIIKMEAMKIIQAEKFSECQNSQPRYGPPSRREPPLVAKRAWPSESEIIVNQACGDMPNLESTPSTLVLPRTPPAPRREKIYPGQRKASTEICYHRKTPSDEVIVNQYVLHPSTPCEPLECPTCGHMYNFTNKRPRILSCLHSVCEECLQILYESCPKYKFISCPTCKRETVLFTDYGLAALAVNTSILNRLPAEALSANPVQWSSEADRSCYQTFRQYCGAACSCQIRNPLSSCSIM from the coding sequence ATGCAGGGGGCGCTAGGAGAAAACAAAGTAGCGGACAGCAATGTGAAAAAAATTCTTATGTCCTGTCTGAAAGGGCAACAGGTCATCATCAAAATGGAGGCCATGAAAATCATACAGGCAGAGAAGTTCTCAGAATGCCAGAACTCTCAGCCGCGGTACGGCCCTCCATCTAGGAGGGAGCCTCCTTTAGTTGCCAAACGGGCTTGGCCCTCAGAGTCAGAGATTATTGTCAACCAGGCCTGTGGGGATATGCCCAACCTGGAAAGCACTCCAAGCACTTTGGTGCTTCCCAGGACACCCCCTGCGCCACGACGGGAGAAGATCTACCCAGGCCAAAGGAAGGCTAGCACCGAGATCTGTTACCATCGCAAAACCCCGTCTGACGAGGTCATCGTAAACCAATACGTGCTTCATCCGTCCACCCCTTGCGAGCCCTTGGAGTGCCCGACTTGTGGTCACATGTACAATTTCACCAACAAAAGGCCCCGTATTTTGTCCTGTCTCCATTCGGTGTGCGAGGAGTGCCTGCAGATCCTCTACGAGTCCTGTCCGAAGTACAAATTCATCTCCTGCCCCACCTGCAAGCGGGAAACGGTGCTCTTCACAGACTATGGCCTGGCCGCCCTTGCTGTCAACACCAGCATTCTCAACCGGCTACCCGCCGAGGCCCTTTCAGCCAACCCGGTGCAATGGAGCAGCGAGGCAGACCGCAGCTGCTACCAAACCTTCCGCCAGTACTGTGGTGCCGCTTGCAGCTGCCAGATCCGTAACCCACTGTCTTCCTGTTCTATCATGTAG